A stretch of the Filimonas lacunae genome encodes the following:
- a CDS encoding M16 family metallopeptidase codes for MNIQTWFHRPAVLLATGSVLLVASAGAQTVAHTALPLDTAVRTGKLSNGFTYFIRHNATPEKRVVMYLACKAGSILETEQQRGLAHFIEHMSFNGTTHFPKNELVDYLQKSGVRFGADLNAYTSFDETVYQLPLPADNKALLQNGLQIMRDWAQEATLETQEIEKERGVILEEARLGKGAQKRMQQQVMPMLMNNSRYAYRLPIGLDSVIQYAKPETLRQFYHDWYRPDLQALVVVGDVDVQEIEQQVKKLFGTLKNPAKEKARTQYRIPLTGKNQFKALTDAEITSSSVDVYIKLPNIELKTAADYRQAIVQQLLNQLLSQRLIEVSKQANAPFISATAGIQNYLNQLQLFAVHVDVNKGAWEKGVKAAWRELERAKRFGFTATEMNRAGKDYLASFEAAWKERSKARSDQYVKEYVDYFLHGTASPGIEKEYELVKALLPQITLAEIQARLLSALKTTDCDMVVAAPDSEKESLPTAAVITSWQQAVQQETLEAYKDAVVNKPLLAQKPVPGKIIATTQQSVAGVTEYTLSNGVKVVIKPTTFKKDEISFSAFAAGGTSLYNDADYPSASYATGVVAMGGVGPYNSTELGKYLSGKQLGVMPYIGERSQGFTGKATTEELETALQLVYLYCTAPRADAALFTNAINRSKASLANRFNDPASVFADTAAGVLGNYHLRRTGPSEAKLNQVNMNRALEIYKERFADASGFTFVFVGNIDTATIKPLLEIYLGSLPASHTNETAKDLGIRIPKGNISRAVYKGKEDKATVRLYCSGDYTYNEENNTRLQALSKVLGIRLIERLREEEGGVYAPAASVSFAKYPASGYMFSISFGCAPANVEKLIAATQDEMRKLRETGPDQVNLDKYKAETRTSLATAIQGNGYWMGYLANQYQLNEPLGDGMEQGRLVEALTVPVLQQAAKEFLKTDNFIRLVLLPEKGAE; via the coding sequence ATGAACATACAAACATGGTTTCACAGGCCAGCAGTATTGCTGGCTACAGGCAGCGTATTGCTGGTGGCCAGCGCCGGTGCGCAAACGGTAGCCCACACTGCTTTACCGTTAGACACAGCGGTACGTACCGGTAAGCTCAGCAATGGATTTACGTATTTTATCCGCCACAATGCTACTCCTGAAAAAAGAGTGGTGATGTACCTGGCCTGTAAGGCGGGGTCTATACTGGAAACAGAACAGCAACGCGGGCTGGCGCATTTTATTGAACACATGAGCTTTAACGGCACCACGCATTTTCCTAAAAATGAACTGGTAGATTATCTGCAAAAATCAGGTGTGCGTTTCGGGGCCGATTTAAACGCCTACACTTCGTTTGATGAAACGGTATACCAGTTGCCATTGCCTGCCGATAACAAAGCGCTGTTGCAGAATGGCCTGCAAATTATGCGCGACTGGGCACAGGAAGCCACACTGGAAACACAGGAGATAGAGAAAGAGCGTGGTGTGATACTGGAAGAAGCCCGCCTGGGCAAAGGGGCGCAAAAACGCATGCAGCAACAGGTAATGCCTATGCTGATGAATAACTCCCGCTATGCTTACCGCCTGCCTATTGGGTTAGACAGCGTGATTCAATATGCGAAGCCGGAAACTTTACGGCAGTTTTACCACGACTGGTACCGGCCCGATTTACAGGCTTTGGTGGTAGTGGGCGATGTAGATGTGCAGGAGATAGAACAGCAGGTAAAAAAGCTGTTTGGAACCCTGAAAAATCCTGCTAAAGAAAAAGCGCGCACACAGTACCGCATACCGCTTACCGGTAAAAACCAGTTTAAAGCGCTTACTGATGCTGAAATTACCAGTAGCTCGGTTGATGTATATATCAAGCTACCTAACATCGAATTAAAAACGGCAGCCGACTACCGGCAGGCTATTGTGCAGCAGCTGTTGAACCAGCTATTATCGCAAAGACTTATCGAGGTAAGCAAACAGGCCAATGCACCGTTTATCAGTGCCACCGCCGGTATACAAAATTACCTGAACCAGTTGCAATTGTTTGCCGTGCATGTAGATGTAAACAAAGGTGCCTGGGAAAAAGGTGTTAAAGCTGCGTGGCGCGAATTGGAGCGTGCCAAACGTTTTGGTTTTACCGCAACAGAAATGAACAGGGCGGGTAAAGACTACCTGGCCAGTTTTGAAGCCGCCTGGAAAGAAAGAAGCAAAGCGCGGAGTGACCAATATGTAAAAGAATATGTTGATTACTTTTTACACGGCACCGCTTCGCCCGGCATAGAAAAAGAATACGAGTTGGTAAAAGCATTACTGCCACAGATTACTTTGGCCGAAATTCAGGCACGGTTGCTGTCTGCCCTAAAAACTACTGATTGCGATATGGTAGTAGCTGCGCCGGATAGTGAGAAAGAGAGTTTGCCTACAGCAGCTGTCATCACCAGCTGGCAACAGGCAGTACAACAGGAAACGCTGGAAGCCTATAAAGATGCTGTGGTAAATAAGCCGCTGCTGGCGCAAAAGCCTGTGCCCGGTAAAATTATAGCAACCACACAGCAGTCTGTGGCCGGGGTTACAGAATACACGTTAAGCAACGGTGTAAAAGTGGTGATAAAGCCTACCACCTTTAAAAAGGATGAAATTAGCTTTTCTGCCTTTGCAGCCGGTGGCACTTCCTTATATAACGATGCAGATTATCCTTCTGCTTCCTATGCTACCGGCGTAGTGGCTATGGGCGGTGTAGGCCCATACAACAGCACAGAACTGGGCAAATATCTATCCGGCAAACAACTGGGCGTAATGCCTTATATAGGCGAGCGAAGCCAGGGCTTTACCGGCAAAGCCACTACAGAAGAACTGGAAACAGCTTTGCAACTGGTATACCTGTATTGTACGGCACCGCGTGCCGATGCCGCTTTATTCACCAATGCCATTAACCGTTCCAAAGCCTCGCTGGCAAACCGCTTCAACGATCCTGCCAGTGTGTTTGCCGATACTGCCGCCGGGGTACTGGGTAATTACCACCTGCGCCGCACCGGGCCCAGCGAAGCCAAACTAAACCAGGTAAATATGAATCGTGCTTTGGAAATATATAAAGAGCGTTTTGCAGATGCTTCCGGTTTTACTTTTGTGTTTGTGGGCAATATAGATACCGCCACTATCAAACCTTTACTGGAAATTTACCTGGGTAGCTTACCAGCCAGTCATACAAACGAAACAGCCAAAGACCTGGGCATACGCATCCCTAAAGGCAACATCAGCCGTGCAGTATATAAAGGCAAGGAAGATAAAGCCACAGTAAGATTGTATTGCAGCGGCGATTACACTTACAACGAGGAAAACAACACGCGCCTGCAGGCATTAAGCAAAGTGTTGGGCATTCGCTTAATAGAGCGCCTGCGCGAAGAAGAAGGGGGCGTGTATGCGCCCGCTGCCAGTGTGTCGTTTGCCAAATATCCTGCTTCGGGTTATATGTTCAGCATCAGCTTTGGTTGTGCCCCTGCCAATGTAGAAAAGTTGATAGCCGCTACGCAGGACGAAATGCGCAAGTTGCGGGAAACAGGCCCCGACCAGGTAAACCTGGATAAGTATAAAGCAGAAACACGTACCTCACTGGCTACTGCCATACAAGGCAATGGTTACTGGATGGGCTACCTGGCTAACCAATACCAGCTGAATGAGCCGCTGGGCGATGGTATGGAGCAAGGTAGGCTGGTAGAAGCTTTAACAGTACCAGTGTTACAGCAGGCTGCTAAAGAATTTTTGAAAACGGATAATTTCATTCGTTTGGTATTATTACCTGAGAAGGGAGCGGAATAA
- a CDS encoding MutS-related protein — protein sequence MSFITDKQTLDDLNLTGKYKANSLFSLFNRVQTAGGERLLEKLFKEPLTDAAVINQRSRLFQYFHQKQFRFPFATSSLADAEYYLSLPGNAVKPFAAAGLLKQKLLKSLVHDEQYDKTITGLQAAITLLQTAAQFLQQLSGYPQPETLLPVNQLLNDSRLQGWQQIQPQQLSTQQVARYHHLLLHVFRHEMDAVLELVYHWDVCIAVAGVAQERGLHYGHALPAGAHTFSCAGLSHPGLTKAVANPMAFHPQQNLLFLTGANMAGKSTLMKSFGIAIYMAHMGFPVAARELRFSVMDGLYTSINVPDNLNQGYSHYYAEVLRVKKVAEEVSRGHNLVVIFDELFKGTNVKDAYDATLAVTEALADYRNCFFIISTHIIEVGDALQQRGAAVAFGYLPTVMEGAVPRYTYTLTTGITNDRQGMMIIQNEGILSLLDTHSN from the coding sequence ATGAGTTTTATAACGGATAAGCAAACATTGGATGATTTGAACCTGACGGGTAAGTATAAAGCCAATTCGCTGTTCAGCCTGTTTAACCGGGTACAGACAGCCGGAGGAGAGCGCCTGCTGGAAAAGCTGTTTAAAGAGCCGCTTACCGATGCTGCTGTTATTAACCAGCGTAGCCGGTTGTTTCAGTACTTCCATCAAAAACAGTTTCGTTTTCCTTTTGCCACCAGCAGCCTGGCGGATGCAGAATATTACCTGTCGCTACCCGGTAACGCAGTAAAACCTTTTGCAGCAGCAGGTTTGTTGAAGCAAAAACTGTTAAAGTCATTGGTGCATGATGAGCAGTACGATAAAACCATCACCGGGTTGCAGGCTGCCATAACCCTGCTGCAAACAGCTGCACAGTTTTTACAGCAGCTATCTGGTTACCCTCAACCGGAAACCTTGTTGCCGGTGAATCAATTGCTCAACGATAGCCGCTTGCAGGGATGGCAACAAATACAGCCACAGCAGCTTTCAACGCAACAGGTGGCCCGTTATCATCACCTGCTGCTGCATGTGTTTCGCCACGAAATGGATGCCGTGCTGGAACTGGTTTATCACTGGGATGTGTGCATAGCGGTGGCCGGAGTGGCGCAGGAAAGAGGGTTGCATTATGGGCATGCATTGCCCGCAGGTGCGCATACCTTTAGTTGCGCGGGGCTTAGCCACCCGGGGCTTACCAAAGCCGTTGCTAACCCGATGGCTTTTCATCCCCAACAAAACCTGTTGTTTTTAACCGGTGCCAACATGGCGGGTAAAAGCACTTTAATGAAATCGTTTGGTATAGCCATCTACATGGCCCATATGGGTTTTCCTGTAGCGGCACGTGAATTACGGTTTTCGGTAATGGATGGGTTGTATACTTCCATTAACGTACCCGATAATCTAAACCAGGGCTATAGTCATTATTATGCCGAAGTACTGCGGGTGAAAAAGGTAGCTGAAGAGGTAAGTCGCGGACATAACCTGGTGGTGATATTTGACGAGCTGTTTAAGGGCACCAATGTAAAAGACGCCTACGATGCCACGTTAGCAGTAACAGAAGCGCTGGCAGACTATCGCAATTGCTTTTTTATCATCTCTACCCATATTATAGAAGTAGGCGATGCCTTACAGCAGCGTGGGGCAGCAGTGGCTTTTGGTTACCTGCCCACCGTAATGGAAGGTGCCGTGCCCCGTTATACTTATACACTTACCACCGGCATTACCAACGACCGGCAGGGAATGATGATTATACAAAATGAAGGTATTTTATCCCTGCTGGATACACATTCAAATTAA
- a CDS encoding MutS-related protein: MPFTTDKQTQDDLNLFGRHGTDAIYHLFQRCSTRGGAALLEEMFRNPLSTAAAINQRSSRFRLFAESGMAFPFNTALFDPAETYLGNTDERTRLADRVASAGSRLGKLVGNDIETQQLYQGIEALVQLLKEARRFIDTLRAAPATTGYEAEVAAITAILQQPELAVVFETGNKLPASAMGSLDTLLRFGHWDSLLQLLRHLYLLDVYIAVAQVARERGFCFAEALPEKGGMLSLEGVFHPQLKKAVPNTLHMDGNSNLVFLTGANMAGKSTFMKSVCIALYLAHMGFPVAAAGMRFSVLDGMYTTINLPDNLGMGASHFYAEVLRVKKMAQELQQQKKLFIVFDELFRGTNVKDACEATIAVVAGFAAKRNSLFIISTHIMEAGEVLQQRCPNIQFVYLPTGMQDNKPVYTYTVTTGISDDRHGMVIIQNERILDILHNGNKKLI; this comes from the coding sequence ATGCCTTTTACAACAGATAAACAAACGCAGGACGATTTAAACCTGTTTGGCAGGCATGGCACAGATGCCATTTATCACCTGTTTCAGCGGTGCAGTACCCGTGGCGGTGCGGCCCTGCTGGAAGAGATGTTCCGCAATCCTTTAAGCACTGCCGCGGCTATTAACCAGCGTAGCAGCAGGTTCCGTTTATTTGCGGAAAGCGGTATGGCTTTTCCTTTTAACACAGCGTTGTTTGATCCGGCCGAAACTTACCTGGGTAATACAGACGAGCGTACACGGTTGGCCGATCGCGTAGCTTCTGCCGGCAGCAGGCTGGGTAAGCTGGTGGGGAATGATATTGAAACACAACAATTGTATCAAGGCATAGAAGCCCTGGTGCAATTGCTGAAAGAAGCGCGCAGGTTTATAGACACCCTGCGTGCTGCACCCGCTACCACCGGGTATGAAGCAGAAGTGGCGGCCATTACCGCCATACTGCAACAGCCGGAACTGGCAGTGGTGTTTGAAACCGGGAATAAGTTACCGGCCAGTGCTATGGGGTCGCTGGATACACTGTTACGTTTTGGGCATTGGGATAGCTTATTGCAGTTGCTACGGCACCTGTACCTGCTGGATGTGTATATCGCTGTGGCGCAGGTAGCCCGTGAGCGTGGTTTTTGTTTTGCCGAAGCCTTGCCGGAGAAAGGGGGCATGTTATCATTGGAAGGCGTATTTCATCCGCAGTTGAAAAAGGCTGTGCCCAATACACTGCATATGGATGGTAACAGCAACCTGGTGTTTTTAACCGGTGCTAACATGGCTGGTAAAAGCACGTTTATGAAAAGCGTGTGTATTGCCTTATACCTGGCGCATATGGGTTTTCCTGTTGCAGCTGCCGGCATGCGCTTTAGTGTGCTGGATGGCATGTACACTACTATTAACCTGCCTGATAACCTGGGCATGGGTGCCAGTCATTTTTATGCCGAAGTATTGCGCGTGAAAAAGATGGCGCAGGAACTGCAACAACAGAAAAAACTGTTTATCGTATTTGATGAGCTGTTCCGGGGCACCAATGTAAAAGATGCCTGTGAAGCTACTATTGCGGTGGTAGCAGGCTTTGCCGCCAAACGCAACAGCCTTTTTATTATCAGTACACATATTATGGAAGCAGGCGAGGTGTTACAGCAGCGGTGCCCCAACATACAGTTTGTATACCTGCCCACCGGTATGCAGGATAACAAGCCTGTATATACCTATACGGTTACAACCGGCATCAGTGATGACAGGCATGGCATGGTGATTATACAAAACGAGCGTATACTGGATATACTGCACAATGGCAATAAAAAACTGATTTAA
- a CDS encoding Gldg family protein, with the protein MKTILRVAKTELKLLFYSPIAWFLLVVFLIQCGVVYFNAIESFARTQELGGPGLRYMDALTNRAFLGKSGLFGSVMQNLFLYVPLLTMSLISRETGSGTIKLLYSSPVKVYQIILGKYLSMVVYSLLLVLVIGLFLVCASLQIVHPETGMLLTSLLGFFLLLCAYAAIGLFMSCLTTYQVVAAICTFVMIGILSYIGLLWQRIAFVRELTYFLSINGRTQKLLSGLITTKDLVYFLAIVYIFLGLSIYKLKAGMESKPALVKAGRYVAVVLSALLIGYVASIPSLTGYYDATFNKSRTVVPAVQKVLADLGDDPLEVTSYVNLLDQYAYLGGPDSYNDNESRWEHYRRFKSNIHLHKVSYYDSAFANTYSFLPHEAKNLKEAAEQLVKMNGTRLSDYLTPEQIQKQINLRSEDNRYVMQLKWKNKTTWLRIFDDQEVWPGETEVAAALKRLEQAKLPVIGFVTGNLERDINKLGDREYKGLTNLNGFRYSLVNQGFDVQTVSLETDEIPQGIAALVIADPRLALPPATLSKLQQYINNGGNLLIAGEPGRQDIVNPLLSQLGVQLTQGTVLEANKEEMPNKVKALLTPFAGGFFKPVAKAVADSLPVHMPGVAGVSWKPSGAFAVQPLLVTDAQNSWNRVKPYDAEMMTSGVAVEGNGAVAQGGAVVTTVVSGGGRPSPGGPRAAQGMDRDKLGMVSYSPADGDVKGPLTTAVSLTRNINGRQQRIVVAGDADFMSNKQLSGGGGKANFVFSLSIFSWLSYGEFPIDATRPDNRDKRVKVTLDDVNTIRTLFLWIIPALIVAFASVLLIRRKRR; encoded by the coding sequence ATGAAAACGATATTAAGGGTAGCCAAAACAGAATTAAAGCTATTGTTTTACTCACCCATCGCCTGGTTTTTACTGGTGGTGTTTTTAATACAATGCGGTGTAGTATACTTTAATGCTATAGAGTCGTTTGCCCGCACACAGGAGCTGGGCGGCCCCGGCTTGCGCTATATGGATGCACTTACCAATCGCGCGTTCCTGGGCAAGAGCGGATTGTTTGGCAGTGTGATGCAAAACCTGTTCCTGTATGTGCCATTATTAACTATGAGCCTTATTAGCCGAGAAACCGGCAGCGGCACTATCAAGTTGTTGTACTCTTCGCCGGTAAAGGTGTACCAGATTATACTGGGCAAATACCTGTCTATGGTTGTATACAGCTTACTGCTGGTGCTGGTAATAGGCTTGTTCCTGGTATGCGCTTCGTTACAGATCGTGCATCCCGAAACAGGCATGCTGTTGACTTCGCTGCTGGGCTTCTTCCTGTTGCTGTGTGCCTATGCCGCCATCGGATTATTCATGAGTTGTTTAACTACCTACCAGGTGGTTGCGGCTATCTGTACGTTTGTAATGATAGGCATTCTCAGCTATATCGGGCTTTTATGGCAGCGCATTGCGTTTGTAAGGGAATTAACTTATTTTCTTTCTATCAACGGTCGTACACAAAAGCTGCTTTCAGGCCTCATTACCACCAAAGACCTGGTATATTTCCTGGCTATTGTATACATATTCCTGGGCCTGAGCATTTATAAACTGAAAGCGGGTATGGAGTCAAAGCCCGCGCTGGTAAAGGCCGGCAGGTATGTAGCTGTAGTGCTTTCTGCCTTGCTGATAGGCTATGTAGCCTCTATACCATCGCTTACGGGTTATTACGATGCCACGTTTAATAAAAGCCGTACCGTGGTACCCGCTGTGCAAAAAGTACTGGCCGACCTGGGCGATGATCCGCTGGAAGTTACTTCCTATGTGAACCTGCTGGATCAATATGCTTACCTCGGTGGCCCCGATTCTTATAACGATAACGAATCCCGCTGGGAACACTACCGCCGTTTTAAAAGCAATATTCATTTACATAAAGTATCCTATTACGATAGTGCTTTCGCTAACACGTACAGTTTTCTGCCGCACGAAGCTAAAAACCTGAAAGAGGCAGCAGAACAGCTGGTAAAGATGAATGGCACCCGTTTAAGTGATTACCTTACCCCGGAGCAGATTCAAAAACAAATTAACCTGCGCTCGGAAGACAACCGCTACGTGATGCAGTTGAAGTGGAAGAATAAAACCACCTGGCTGCGCATCTTTGACGACCAGGAGGTATGGCCCGGCGAAACGGAAGTTGCTGCTGCTTTAAAAAGACTGGAACAGGCTAAACTGCCCGTGATAGGCTTTGTAACAGGCAACCTGGAAAGAGATATCAATAAACTGGGCGACCGGGAGTATAAAGGTTTAACTAACCTCAATGGCTTCCGTTATTCGCTGGTAAACCAGGGTTTTGATGTACAAACCGTTTCTCTGGAAACAGATGAGATACCACAGGGTATAGCCGCGCTGGTAATAGCCGATCCGCGCCTGGCATTACCACCCGCTACCTTATCTAAACTACAGCAATACATTAACAATGGCGGTAACCTGCTGATTGCAGGGGAGCCGGGCAGACAGGATATCGTAAACCCGCTGTTAAGTCAGCTGGGCGTGCAACTTACGCAGGGAACCGTACTGGAAGCCAACAAAGAAGAAATGCCGAATAAAGTAAAAGCATTGTTAACTCCGTTTGCGGGCGGCTTTTTCAAGCCGGTGGCTAAAGCGGTGGCCGATAGCCTGCCTGTGCATATGCCAGGGGTGGCAGGTGTTAGCTGGAAACCTTCCGGTGCATTTGCTGTACAGCCTTTACTGGTTACCGATGCTCAAAACAGCTGGAACCGTGTAAAGCCTTACGATGCAGAAATGATGACCAGTGGTGTGGCAGTAGAAGGCAATGGGGCAGTTGCACAGGGTGGCGCTGTAGTAACTACAGTAGTATCAGGTGGTGGCAGACCTTCTCCTGGTGGCCCGCGTGCTGCACAGGGTATGGACAGAGATAAGTTAGGTATGGTGAGTTATTCCCCGGCCGATGGCGATGTAAAAGGGCCGCTTACTACCGCTGTTAGCCTTACCCGCAACATCAACGGCAGGCAACAACGCATTGTGGTGGCAGGCGATGCCGATTTTATGAGTAACAAGCAACTATCCGGTGGTGGTGGCAAGGCCAACTTTGTATTCAGCCTATCTATATTCAGCTGGTTAAGCTATGGCGAGTTTCCTATTGATGCTACCCGCCCCGATAACAGGGATAAAAGAGTGAAGGTGACGCTGGATGACGTGAACACCATACGCACCCTATTCCTCTGGATCATTCCTGCTTTAATAGTGGCCTTTGCCAGTGTATTATTAATCAGGCGCAAAAGAAGATAA
- a CDS encoding ABC transporter ATP-binding protein, with protein sequence MQDSIVRIEHLSHRYSNTWAIRDINMEIASSGIVGLLGSNGAGKSTTMNILCGALNQTEGDVFVGGINMRRQPEEAKKNIGFLPQNPPLYMDLTVDEYLHYCAGLRLIPKQTMKGAIQEAKERCGVAHYSNRLIRNLSGGYRQRVGIAQAIVHKPRLVVLDEPTNGLDPNQILEVRALIKDIATERAVIFSSHILSEVQVLCKEIVMIESGRIVFSDTIDAFNNYVEPHSMLLHMENPPAAAALEKIAGVTRVEFLTERQARIYFSGDQEITESVIATSVQQGWRLRELSLDKTALDEIFKQLSSKQSN encoded by the coding sequence ATGCAGGATTCGATTGTCAGGATAGAACATTTGTCGCACCGGTACTCCAATACCTGGGCTATACGCGACATTAACATGGAAATAGCCAGCAGCGGCATAGTAGGCCTGCTGGGTTCCAACGGGGCAGGTAAAAGCACTACCATGAATATTTTGTGTGGTGCGCTTAACCAAACCGAAGGCGATGTGTTTGTAGGCGGCATTAATATGCGCCGGCAACCAGAAGAAGCCAAAAAGAACATTGGCTTTTTACCACAAAACCCGCCGTTATACATGGACCTTACAGTGGACGAATACCTGCACTACTGTGCAGGTTTACGACTGATACCGAAGCAAACCATGAAGGGGGCTATACAGGAAGCCAAAGAACGTTGTGGTGTAGCGCACTACAGTAATCGTTTAATCCGCAACCTCTCCGGCGGTTACCGTCAACGTGTAGGTATTGCACAGGCTATTGTGCATAAACCACGCCTGGTGGTGCTGGATGAGCCTACCAACGGGTTGGATCCTAACCAGATACTGGAAGTGCGTGCCTTGATTAAAGACATTGCTACCGAAAGGGCAGTGATCTTTTCATCCCATATCCTTTCCGAAGTGCAGGTATTGTGTAAAGAGATTGTGATGATTGAAAGCGGGCGCATTGTGTTTTCTGATACCATCGATGCTTTCAATAACTATGTAGAGCCGCACAGTATGCTGCTGCATATGGAAAACCCACCAGCCGCTGCTGCGCTGGAAAAGATTGCCGGCGTAACCAGGGTGGAGTTTTTAACCGAAAGACAGGCACGCATATACTTTAGCGGCGACCAGGAAATTACCGAAAGTGTAATAGCTACCAGTGTGCAACAAGGCTGGCGTTTACGCGAGTTAAGCCTGGATAAAACAGCACTGGACGAAATATTTAAACAGTTATCCTCAAAACAAAGCAATTAA
- a CDS encoding PKD-like family lipoprotein — MMQKKFAYFIALLGICCCTACYKDKGNYNYHPINEVAVSQFDTVQGYLVYIADTLKVSPVVTGTLDKEGTAGYSYEWSYETQDFVSTVISTEKNLRYAITLLPGNYSLRLKVTDNASGVLYHFRANLQVSTAVYEGYLVLNEVNGHSRLDMLSYQTNTQQFTQITDVLQKMASSLPQQGSPVNIFCMQSSVTATADGNSYKIYLSSSSGTNNLNSETFDYEAKQNISYEMIGDVPQDFTASNFFGTFRFGVIPTMYMVADNNVYIRTNSYPAFPYVPLNAYAGALPFKASPYIVGDPNYCMIFNMDKRTFTRTPSFSANYVEDMAPGLNFPTGKDLVYMEMSYSGVIHAILKDPSTGAYSIIRFLLGTTPTYNDVITATDFDKATHYAMSPDRGYLFYSVGGKVYEYDLSLKTAKLMLDRGSEEVTYLAFPNFFYRTTKTTYTSWANLLNIGWYNAAGTAGANGTLEQYNVPQVNGQITLANQWTGFGKITSIAYRERR; from the coding sequence ATGATGCAAAAGAAATTTGCTTATTTCATAGCCTTGCTGGGCATTTGCTGCTGTACGGCCTGTTACAAAGACAAAGGCAATTACAATTATCATCCCATTAATGAAGTGGCTGTAAGCCAGTTTGATACCGTACAGGGATACCTGGTATATATTGCCGACACTTTGAAGGTGAGCCCCGTTGTTACCGGCACATTGGATAAAGAAGGCACTGCTGGCTACAGTTACGAGTGGTCGTACGAAACACAGGATTTTGTATCCACAGTTATTAGCACCGAAAAGAACCTGCGTTATGCTATCACGCTTTTGCCCGGCAATTATTCGCTTCGGTTAAAGGTTACCGACAATGCTTCTGGTGTGTTATACCATTTCAGAGCCAATTTGCAGGTAAGCACGGCAGTATATGAAGGTTACCTGGTATTAAATGAGGTGAATGGTCATTCCAGGCTGGATATGTTATCGTATCAAACGAATACACAGCAGTTTACACAAATAACGGACGTGCTGCAAAAAATGGCCTCTTCACTGCCGCAACAAGGCTCGCCGGTGAATATCTTTTGTATGCAAAGCAGCGTTACCGCAACGGCCGATGGTAACTCTTATAAAATATACTTGTCTTCCTCATCGGGTACCAATAACCTCAACTCCGAAACTTTTGATTATGAAGCGAAGCAAAATATCAGCTATGAAATGATTGGTGATGTGCCACAGGACTTTACAGCTTCTAACTTTTTCGGCACTTTCCGCTTTGGCGTTATTCCCACGATGTATATGGTGGCTGATAATAATGTATATATCCGCACCAATAGTTACCCGGCTTTTCCCTATGTACCGTTAAACGCATATGCCGGTGCACTGCCTTTTAAAGCATCGCCTTACATAGTGGGTGATCCTAACTATTGTATGATATTCAATATGGACAAGCGTACTTTTACACGCACGCCCTCTTTTAGCGCCAACTACGTGGAAGATATGGCCCCAGGGCTGAACTTTCCCACCGGTAAAGACCTGGTGTATATGGAGATGTCGTACAGTGGCGTTATTCACGCTATCTTAAAAGATCCATCTACAGGTGCGTATTCAATTATCCGTTTTTTACTGGGTACAACACCTACGTATAATGATGTTATTACCGCTACCGATTTTGATAAGGCTACCCATTACGCTATGAGTCCCGATCGCGGTTACCTGTTTTACAGCGTTGGAGGTAAAGTGTATGAATACGACCTGTCGCTGAAAACTGCCAAGCTGATGCTGGACAGGGGTAGCGAAGAAGTTACTTACCTGGCTTTTCCCAACTTCTTTTACCGCACCACCAAAACTACCTATACCAGCTGGGCCAACCTGCTGAATATAGGCTGGTACAATGCTGCCGGAACAGCCGGGGCTAATGGTACTTTAGAACAGTACAATGTGCCGCAGGTAAACGGACAAATAACACTGGCCAATCAATGGACAGGATTTGGTAAAATAACCAGTATCGCCTACCGCGAAAGAAGATAA